Proteins encoded within one genomic window of Catharus ustulatus isolate bCatUst1 chromosome 10, bCatUst1.pri.v2, whole genome shotgun sequence:
- the ADIPOQ gene encoding LOW QUALITY PROTEIN: adiponectin (The sequence of the model RefSeq protein was modified relative to this genomic sequence to represent the inferred CDS: inserted 1 base in 1 codon) — MESAVFELTAPXALRDSDAIARLHSLNRLQQANQDSKQLEPTMRGLAGFLLCSLLLLAPHSTGVAAQDTQPDPKTPCANWMGGAPGYPGHNGIPGRDGKDGRDGLKGDKGDEGPAGPKGEPGPVGSRGFPGPPGSPGIPGTPGQKGKDAFVQRSAFSVGLTEHSPAPNVPIRFSKIFYNEQGHYDPSTGKFLCNVPGTYYFAYHLTVYLSDVKVSLYRKDKAVIFTYDQFQSNNVDQASGSVLLHLSSGDEVWLQVYGDGDKNGVYADNLNDSTFMGFLLYPDPDNY; from the exons ATGGAAAGTGCAGTGTTTGAGCTGACAGCTC ATGCCCTTAGGGATAGCGATGCAATAGCCAGACTTCATTCTCTAAACAGACTGCAGCAAGCCAACCAGGACTCAAAGCAGCTG GAACCAACGATGAGGGGCCTGGCAGgcttcctgctgtgctccttgctgctgctggccccccACTCCACAGGGGTGGCTGCCCAGGACACCCAGCCTGACCCCAAAACGCCATGTGCCAATTGGATGGGAGGAGCACCCGGTTACCCTGGCCACAACGGCATCCCTGGCCGGGATGGGAAAGATGGAAGAGATGGACTGAAGGGAGATAAAGGAGATGAAG GTCCAGCAGGTCCCAAAGGTGAACCAGGCCCAGTAGGAAGCCGAGGCTTTCCCGGACCTCCTGGatctcctggaattcctggaacCCCAGGGCAGAAGGGCAAAGATGCTTTTGTGCAGCGCTCTGCCTTCAGCGTGGGGctgacagagcacagccctgcccccaACGTCCCCATCCGCTTCAGCAAGATCTTCTACAACGAGCAGGGCCACTACGACCCCAGCACGGGCAAGTTCCTCTGCAACGTCCCTGGCACCTACTACTTCGCCTACCACCTCACAGTCTACCTGTCAGACGTCAAGGTCAGCCTCTACAGGAAGGACAAGGCCGTGATCTTCACCTACGACCAGTTCCAGAGCAACAACGTCGACCAAGCGAGCGGCTCTGTGTTGCTGCACCTCAGCTCTGGGGATGAGGTCTGGCTTCAGGTGTACGGCGACGGGGACAAAAATGGGGTCTATGCTGACAACCTCAATGATTCCACTTTCATGGGCTTCCTCCTGTACCCTGACCCAGATAACTACTAA